A single genomic interval of Streptomyces sp. BA2 harbors:
- the qcrA gene encoding cytochrome bc1 complex Rieske iron-sulfur subunit: MSSQENPEEKTLPSVQETEHSSVAVADENPFADPGLPPHEHRVQDIDERAARRSERAVAFLFTLSMLATVGFIASFVSFPVDKSIYIWPIGHISALNFSLGMTLGIALFCIGAGAVHWARTLMSDVEVADERHPIAAEPEVRAKVMADFKAGAAESQFGRRKLIRNTMFGALAMVPLSGVVLLRDLGPLPEDKLRHTLWAKGKLLVNMNTNEPLRPSDVQVGSLTFAKPEGLEEHDHDFQKEIAKAALMIVRIQPDNIKDKQELEWSHDGVVAYSKICTHVGCPISLYEQQTHHVLCPCHQSTFDLSDGARVIFGPAGHALPQLRIGVNEEGYLEALGDFAEPVGPAFWERG, translated from the coding sequence ATGAGTAGCCAAGAGAATCCAGAAGAGAAGACCCTGCCCAGCGTGCAGGAGACCGAGCACAGCTCGGTGGCAGTCGCGGACGAGAACCCGTTCGCCGACCCGGGGCTGCCGCCCCACGAGCACCGTGTCCAGGACATCGACGAGCGGGCCGCCAGGCGTTCCGAGCGTGCGGTTGCCTTCCTGTTCACGTTGTCGATGCTCGCCACGGTCGGCTTCATCGCCTCGTTCGTGTCGTTCCCGGTCGACAAGAGCATCTACATCTGGCCGATCGGCCACATCAGCGCGCTGAACTTCTCCCTGGGCATGACCCTGGGCATCGCGCTCTTCTGCATCGGCGCGGGCGCGGTCCACTGGGCCCGCACCCTGATGTCCGATGTGGAGGTCGCCGACGAGCGGCACCCCATCGCGGCCGAGCCCGAGGTCAGGGCCAAGGTCATGGCCGACTTCAAGGCCGGTGCCGCGGAGTCGCAGTTCGGCCGGCGCAAGCTGATCCGCAACACGATGTTCGGCGCGCTCGCCATGGTGCCGCTCTCCGGCGTCGTCCTGCTGCGCGACCTCGGGCCGCTGCCCGAGGACAAGCTGCGGCACACGCTGTGGGCCAAGGGCAAGCTGCTCGTGAACATGAACACGAACGAGCCGCTGCGTCCGTCGGACGTCCAGGTCGGTTCGCTGACCTTCGCCAAGCCCGAGGGCCTGGAGGAGCACGACCACGACTTCCAGAAGGAGATCGCCAAGGCGGCCCTGATGATCGTCCGGATCCAGCCGGACAACATCAAGGACAAGCAGGAGCTCGAGTGGTCGCACGACGGTGTCGTCGCGTACTCCAAGATCTGCACCCACGTCGGCTGCCCGATCTCCCTGTACGAGCAGCAGACGCACCACGTCCTCTGCCCGTGCCACCAGTCCACCTTCGACCTCTCCGACGGTGCCCGAGTGATCTTCGGCCCGGCCGGTCACGCGCTGCCGCAGCTGCGCATCGGCGTGAACGAAGAGGGCTACCTCGAGGCGCTCGGCGACTTCGCTGAGCCCGTCGGTCCTGCATTCTGGGAGCGCGGATGA
- a CDS encoding glycerate kinase, which translates to MLTHFAIAPSGFKESLSAQSAAEAIAEGVRRVVPHAETDLIPLVDGGEGTARALATTGGGRLVALPATGPVGQRIGTHFALLPSGTAVVEMAAVAGLSLVPRDLRDPGATTTYGVGELIRAALDAGARRILVGCGDSGTSDGGAGALQALGARLLDADGWELPCGGSELTRLSRIDPSGLDPRLKVTEIRVACNPFNVLTGERGVARVFGPQKGATPTQVEQLAAGLEHWAHVLTRDLHVTADLSLGPGTGASGGLGAGLAALGAQLLPRFDVLLDHLDLDARLARADLVVTAEGALDHQTPRGKVPAEVARRAKLSGRPVLVLAGTIGQGAHHVREEGVDAYSAILPAPVSLTEALGRGAEFLTDATERALRMIVLGSRLRGRPKAQAAVVSGTQRPSSVR; encoded by the coding sequence GTGCTGACCCACTTCGCCATCGCCCCCAGCGGCTTCAAGGAGTCCCTGTCCGCGCAGTCCGCGGCCGAGGCCATCGCCGAAGGAGTACGCCGTGTCGTGCCGCACGCCGAGACCGATCTGATCCCCCTGGTGGACGGCGGCGAGGGCACCGCGCGCGCCCTGGCCACCACGGGCGGCGGCCGCCTGGTCGCGCTGCCCGCCACCGGCCCGGTCGGCCAGCGGATCGGCACGCACTTCGCGCTGCTTCCGTCCGGCACCGCCGTGGTGGAGATGGCCGCGGTCGCCGGGCTCTCGCTGGTCCCGCGCGATCTGCGCGACCCGGGCGCCACGACGACGTACGGCGTGGGCGAGCTGATCCGCGCCGCGCTCGACGCGGGTGCCCGCCGCATCCTGGTGGGCTGCGGCGACTCCGGCACGTCGGACGGGGGCGCGGGGGCGCTCCAGGCGCTCGGCGCCCGGCTCCTGGACGCGGACGGCTGGGAACTGCCGTGCGGCGGCAGCGAGTTGACCCGGCTGAGCCGCATCGACCCCTCGGGCCTCGACCCCCGCCTGAAGGTCACCGAGATCCGCGTCGCCTGCAACCCCTTCAACGTCCTGACCGGCGAGCGCGGCGTCGCCCGCGTCTTCGGCCCGCAGAAGGGCGCCACCCCCACGCAGGTGGAACAGCTGGCGGCGGGCCTGGAGCACTGGGCGCACGTCCTGACCCGCGACCTGCACGTCACCGCGGACCTCTCCCTCGGCCCCGGAACGGGCGCCTCCGGCGGCCTGGGAGCCGGTCTCGCGGCGCTCGGCGCCCAGCTCCTCCCCCGCTTCGACGTCCTGCTCGACCACCTGGACCTGGACGCCCGCCTGGCCCGCGCCGACCTCGTCGTCACCGCCGAGGGAGCCCTGGACCACCAGACGCCGCGCGGCAAGGTCCCCGCCGAAGTGGCTCGGCGCGCCAAGCTCTCCGGCCGCCCTGTCCTGGTCCTCGCGGGCACGATCGGCCAGGGCGCGCACCACGTACGGGAGGAGGGCGTGGACGCCTACAGCGCGATCCTGCCCGCTCCGGTCTCGCTGACCGAGGCACTAGGGAGGGGGGCTGAGTTCCTCACCGACGCGACCGAGCGCGCCCTGCGGATGATCGTCCTGGGGTCACGTCTGAGGGGACGGCCCAAGGCTCAGGCCGCCGTGGTGTCCGGCACGCAACGCCCGTCCTCCGTGCGGTAG
- a CDS encoding SLC13 family permease produces the protein MTLNPRQAITLCIALSLCALLVVPGNFPGLSGDARVTLAVFALATCAWIGTPIDDTYIALGAGLALTATGVISSDTLFGTLGDETVWLLICAFVLAAAVARSGLAGRAAAFLVSGARGVRQLTHLTTAALVVTAFAVPATSGRAALALPVFLALAKVLADRKRLVVMLALLFPTVILLSAVATLIGAGAHLITVSVLWEATGERIGFTQWLLLGLPLAVASSHLAAEAVLLTTTRRADREGPVLITVEQLQEHSEQPVSGPWEPAETRCALLLATVVALWCSEPLHQVPPAVVALIGAVVASSPALGTVRLKDALKTVPWSLLLFMAATMAMGVALAESGAAKWLVGGVPLDVSPWLFLAVVVAVSTAAHLVLQSRSARSSVLVPLVVAAAVGAGVNPVAAALASTAAAGFCHTLPASAKPVTLFADIPGTPTYTPRDLLRLSAVLAPLSAALVLLFAVALWPLLGVPVR, from the coding sequence GTGACCCTGAATCCCCGCCAAGCCATCACCCTCTGCATAGCGCTGAGCCTGTGCGCGCTGCTCGTGGTGCCCGGCAACTTCCCCGGCCTGAGCGGCGACGCGCGGGTCACCCTCGCCGTGTTCGCCCTGGCGACCTGTGCGTGGATCGGTACGCCGATCGACGACACGTACATCGCGCTCGGCGCCGGGCTCGCGCTCACCGCGACCGGCGTGATCAGCAGCGACACGCTCTTCGGCACCCTCGGTGACGAGACGGTCTGGCTGCTGATCTGCGCCTTCGTGCTCGCGGCCGCGGTGGCCCGCAGCGGTCTCGCGGGCCGGGCCGCGGCCTTTCTCGTCAGCGGGGCGCGCGGCGTACGGCAGTTGACGCATCTGACGACGGCCGCCCTGGTCGTGACGGCCTTCGCGGTGCCCGCCACGTCGGGCCGCGCCGCGCTCGCGCTGCCGGTCTTCCTCGCGCTCGCCAAGGTCCTCGCCGACCGGAAGCGCCTGGTGGTGATGCTGGCGCTGCTGTTCCCGACCGTCATCCTGCTCTCCGCGGTCGCGACCTTGATCGGCGCGGGCGCGCATCTGATCACGGTGTCCGTGCTGTGGGAGGCCACCGGGGAGCGGATCGGCTTCACGCAGTGGCTGCTGCTCGGCCTGCCGCTCGCCGTCGCCTCGTCCCATCTGGCGGCGGAGGCCGTCCTGTTGACGACGACCCGGCGGGCCGATCGCGAGGGCCCGGTCCTCATCACCGTCGAGCAGCTCCAGGAGCACAGCGAGCAGCCGGTCTCCGGGCCCTGGGAGCCCGCCGAGACGCGCTGCGCCCTCCTGCTCGCCACGGTCGTCGCGCTGTGGTGCAGCGAGCCGTTGCACCAAGTGCCGCCCGCCGTGGTCGCGTTGATCGGCGCGGTCGTCGCCTCGTCCCCCGCTCTTGGCACCGTACGCCTGAAGGACGCGCTGAAGACGGTGCCGTGGTCACTGCTGCTCTTCATGGCCGCGACCATGGCGATGGGCGTCGCGCTCGCCGAGTCGGGGGCGGCGAAGTGGCTGGTCGGCGGGGTTCCGCTCGACGTGTCGCCCTGGCTCTTCCTTGCCGTCGTCGTGGCGGTCAGCACGGCCGCGCACCTGGTCCTGCAGTCCCGCTCGGCCCGCTCGTCCGTCCTGGTCCCGCTGGTCGTCGCGGCGGCCGTCGGCGCGGGCGTCAACCCGGTCGCGGCCGCCCTCGCCTCCACGGCGGCCGCCGGCTTCTGCCACACCCTGCCCGCATCCGCGAAGCCCGTCACGCTCTTCGCCGACATCCCCGGCACCCCCACCTACACCCCGCGCGACCTGCTGCGCCTCTCCGCGGTCCTGGCACCGCTTTCCGCCGCCCTCGTCCTGCTCTTCGCCGTGGCGCTCTGGCCGCTGCTCGGCGTACCCGTCCGCTGA
- the qcrB gene encoding cytochrome bc1 complex cytochrome b subunit — MSTTANDNRKKEAPAGERVADWADGRLGIYSLAKANMRKIFPDHWSFMLGEIALYSFIIIILTGVYLTLFFHPSMNEVEYHGSYVPLQGQLMSEAFNSTMHISFDVRGGLLIRQIHHWAALIFLAAMFVHMMRVFFTGAFRKPREVNWIFGFLLFVLGMFTGFTGYSLPDDLLSGTGVRFMQGAILSVPLVGTYLSMFLFGGEFPGGDFVGRFYSVHILLLPGIMMGLLVAHLILVFFHKHTQFAGPGKTNKNVVGMPLLPVYMAKAGGFFFLVFGIIAAISAIATINPIWALGPYRPDQVSTGAQPDWYMGFSEGLIRFMPGWEINAWGHTLVLGVFIPLIIFPLVLVAIAVYPFIESWVTGDKREHHILDRPRNVPTRTAFGVAWITWYMVLLIGGGNDLWATHFHLSINAITWFVRIAFFVAPVLAFVITKRICLGLQRRDKEKVLHGRESGIIKRLPHGEFIEVHEPLNQEQLHTLTAHEQYAPLEIGPSVDENGVERKVSGSQKLRAKLSKGYYGEDNQIPKPTTEEYKEITSGHGHH, encoded by the coding sequence ATGAGCACTACGGCGAACGACAACCGCAAGAAGGAGGCGCCCGCCGGTGAGCGGGTCGCCGACTGGGCCGACGGCCGCTTGGGGATCTACTCCCTGGCCAAGGCCAACATGCGCAAGATCTTCCCGGACCACTGGTCCTTCATGCTCGGTGAGATCGCGCTCTACAGCTTCATCATCATCATCCTCACGGGTGTGTATCTGACGCTGTTCTTCCACCCGTCGATGAACGAGGTGGAGTACCACGGCAGTTACGTCCCGCTGCAGGGTCAGCTGATGTCCGAGGCGTTCAACTCGACCATGCACATCAGCTTCGATGTGCGTGGTGGTCTGCTGATCCGGCAGATCCACCACTGGGCGGCGCTGATCTTCCTCGCGGCGATGTTCGTGCACATGATGCGCGTCTTCTTCACGGGTGCCTTCCGCAAGCCCCGCGAGGTCAACTGGATCTTCGGCTTCCTGCTGTTCGTCCTGGGCATGTTCACCGGCTTCACCGGTTACTCGCTCCCGGACGACCTGCTCTCCGGCACCGGTGTGCGCTTCATGCAGGGCGCGATCCTGTCCGTGCCGCTCGTGGGCACGTACCTGTCGATGTTCCTGTTCGGCGGGGAGTTCCCCGGCGGGGACTTCGTGGGCCGGTTCTACTCGGTCCACATCCTGCTGCTGCCCGGCATCATGATGGGCCTCCTGGTGGCCCACCTGATCCTGGTGTTCTTCCACAAGCACACGCAGTTCGCGGGCCCCGGCAAGACGAACAAGAACGTCGTCGGCATGCCGCTGCTCCCGGTCTACATGGCCAAGGCCGGAGGCTTCTTCTTCCTGGTCTTCGGCATCATCGCGGCCATCTCGGCGATCGCCACGATCAACCCGATCTGGGCCCTTGGCCCCTATCGGCCGGACCAGGTGTCGACCGGCGCCCAGCCCGACTGGTACATGGGCTTCTCCGAAGGCCTGATCCGTTTCATGCCGGGCTGGGAGATCAATGCCTGGGGTCACACGCTCGTCCTGGGCGTGTTCATCCCGCTGATCATCTTCCCGCTGGTCCTGGTCGCGATCGCGGTCTACCCGTTCATCGAGTCGTGGGTCACCGGCGACAAGCGCGAGCACCACATCCTGGACCGCCCGCGCAACGTCCCGACCCGGACGGCGTTCGGTGTCGCCTGGATCACCTGGTACATGGTGCTGCTGATCGGTGGTGGAAACGACCTCTGGGCCACGCACTTCCATCTGTCGATCAACGCGATCACCTGGTTCGTGCGCATCGCCTTCTTCGTGGCACCGGTCCTCGCCTTCGTCATCACCAAGCGGATCTGCCTGGGTCTGCAGCGGCGTGACAAGGAGAAGGTCCTGCACGGCCGCGAGTCGGGCATCATCAAGCGCCTGCCGCACGGTGAGTTCATCGAGGTCCACGAGCCGCTCAACCAGGAGCAGCTGCACACGCTCACCGCGCACGAGCAGTACGCGCCGCTCGAGATCGGCCCCTCGGTCGACGAGAACGGCGTCGAGCGCAAGGTGTCCGGTTCGCAGAAGCTCCGGGCCAAGCTCAGCAAGGGCTACTACGGGGAGGACAACCAGATCCCCAAGCCCACCACCGAGGAGTACAAGGAGATCACGAGCGGCCACGGCCACCACTGA
- a CDS encoding aminotransferase class V-fold PLP-dependent enzyme gives MSVTTAAADRSVCAAPLPVLGRDVTVPLVTGGEVTYAALDYAASAPALQRVWDDVAAYAPYYGSVHRGAGYLSQLSTDLFENSRVTVAEFLGCREDDQVVFTRSTTDSLGLLAAVLPADCQVFVFETEHHASLLPWRDARVTYLNAPRTPDQAVATLERALADRDPYGPALVCVTGASNVTGELWPVKELAAAAHAHGARIVLDAAQLAPHHPVSISELDVDWVAFSGHKLYAPFGSGVLAGRSDWLKEAEPYLAGGGASRKVARRTDGGVDVEWHDTAARHEAGSPNVIGVYSIASACKALTEAGFDELVARERHLIAKVRDGLAEVPAVKVLSLFGDDAPRVGVISFVVDGWNSSHFAAALSAEYGIGVRDGLFCAHPLVRTLLGSDPQSQGECGAPEAAPGEKSLNAIRVSFGAGTPDEHVERFVRAVKELVADGARWNYRTEDGRCVPDTTAA, from the coding sequence ATGTCTGTCACCACCGCTGCCGCCGACCGATCCGTCTGTGCCGCTCCGCTGCCCGTCCTCGGCCGTGACGTCACCGTGCCGCTCGTCACCGGCGGCGAGGTGACCTACGCGGCGCTCGACTACGCCGCGAGCGCCCCGGCCCTGCAGCGGGTGTGGGACGACGTGGCCGCGTACGCGCCGTACTACGGCAGCGTGCACCGTGGTGCCGGGTACCTCTCGCAGCTCTCCACCGACCTCTTCGAGAACAGCCGGGTCACCGTCGCCGAGTTCCTCGGCTGCCGCGAGGACGACCAGGTCGTCTTCACCCGTTCGACCACCGATTCGCTGGGCCTGCTGGCCGCCGTGCTCCCCGCCGACTGCCAGGTCTTCGTCTTCGAGACCGAGCACCACGCATCGCTGCTGCCCTGGCGCGACGCCCGCGTGACGTACCTGAACGCCCCGCGCACCCCCGACCAGGCCGTCGCCACCCTGGAGCGCGCCCTCGCCGACCGCGATCCCTACGGGCCCGCCCTGGTCTGCGTGACCGGAGCGTCGAACGTCACCGGTGAGCTGTGGCCGGTCAAGGAGCTGGCCGCCGCCGCCCACGCGCACGGCGCCCGCATCGTCCTGGACGCCGCGCAGCTCGCGCCCCACCACCCGGTCTCCATCAGCGAGTTGGACGTCGACTGGGTCGCCTTCTCCGGTCACAAGCTGTACGCGCCCTTCGGCTCGGGCGTCCTCGCGGGCCGCTCCGACTGGCTGAAGGAGGCCGAGCCCTACCTCGCGGGCGGCGGCGCGTCGCGGAAGGTCGCGCGGCGCACCGATGGCGGCGTGGACGTCGAGTGGCACGACACCGCCGCGCGGCACGAGGCGGGTTCGCCGAACGTCATCGGCGTGTACTCGATCGCCTCCGCCTGCAAGGCGCTGACCGAGGCGGGCTTCGACGAGCTCGTCGCCCGTGAGCGCCACCTCATCGCGAAGGTGCGCGACGGACTCGCCGAGGTGCCCGCGGTGAAGGTGCTCTCGCTCTTCGGCGACGACGCGCCGCGCGTCGGCGTCATCTCCTTCGTCGTCGACGGCTGGAACAGCTCGCACTTCGCCGCCGCGCTCTCCGCCGAGTACGGCATCGGCGTACGCGACGGTCTCTTCTGCGCCCACCCGCTGGTGCGCACCCTGCTCGGCAGCGACCCGCAGTCCCAGGGCGAGTGCGGCGCCCCCGAGGCCGCGCCCGGCGAGAAGTCCCTGAACGCCATCCGCGTCAGCTTCGGCGCGGGCACCCCCGACGAGCACGTGGAGCGTTTCGTGCGCGCCGTCAAGGAGCTCGTGGCGGACGGCGCGCGCTGGAACTACCGCACGGAGGACGGGCGTTGCGTGCCGGACACCACGGCGGCCTGA
- a CDS encoding small secreted hydrophilic protein — MVFTHRMAALAAVVAIPLGIAATSYALTDSPEPPKAPPKVELESGSPSAPSAPSAPSPSSPSAKPTTPRPTPSDETVSPPPVSENSSGDDNDDDGNEGSGGGQGDNDDDGPGDDG, encoded by the coding sequence ATGGTCTTCACCCACCGCATGGCCGCCCTGGCGGCCGTCGTGGCGATCCCCCTCGGCATCGCCGCGACCAGCTACGCCCTGACCGACAGCCCCGAGCCACCCAAGGCCCCGCCCAAGGTGGAGCTGGAGAGCGGCTCGCCGTCAGCCCCGTCAGCCCCGTCGGCGCCATCACCGTCCTCGCCCTCCGCCAAGCCCACCACCCCCCGGCCGACTCCGAGCGACGAGACGGTGTCCCCGCCGCCGGTGAGCGAGAATTCCTCGGGCGATGACAACGACGACGACGGCAACGAAGGAAGCGGCGGCGGCCAGGGCGACAACGACGACGACGGCCCCGGTGACGACGGCTGA
- a CDS encoding sensor histidine kinase has product MTVALTAVAATTRSVLLRDVDHRIDRLLAQETAEFTNLAREGVDPQTGEKFSAPDPLLRLFLSRQYADPDEELLGLVGRPGKAPAKKEQSREARIDHPLAEDTAALRAVFESPDATGTLHRDRGEVRWAKVEIAASGGHPAAAFVVAFHPAGEQAKAGDVFTMLLAISGVALLMTTGIGWAVAGRILKPVRLVRTTAAQLTEQDLTQRIPVQGRDDIAALAETFNGMLDRLERAFAAQREFVDDAGHELRTPITIVRGHLELMGDDPGEREETIRIVMEELDRMSRIVEDLLLLAKAERPDFVTPEPVQLAELTADVFVKARALGDRDWQLAEVAEGEAALDPQRITQAMVQLAQNAVQHTVPGQRIGIGSRSSAGLIELYVADSGPGVQAQDASVIFERFRRGTARRGSRATGAGLGLAIVRAIAEGHGGRVELRPTMPGSGGATFVLGLREQEPGQP; this is encoded by the coding sequence ATGACCGTCGCGCTCACCGCGGTCGCGGCCACCACCCGCTCCGTCCTGCTGCGCGACGTCGACCACCGCATCGACCGGCTGCTCGCCCAGGAGACCGCGGAGTTCACCAACCTCGCCCGCGAAGGGGTCGATCCCCAGACGGGCGAGAAGTTCAGCGCTCCCGACCCACTCCTGCGGCTCTTCCTCTCCCGGCAGTACGCCGACCCCGACGAAGAGCTCCTCGGCCTGGTCGGCCGCCCCGGCAAGGCACCCGCGAAGAAGGAACAGTCACGCGAGGCGCGGATCGACCATCCGCTCGCCGAGGACACCGCGGCACTGCGAGCGGTCTTCGAGTCCCCGGACGCGACCGGCACGCTGCACCGTGACCGGGGCGAGGTCCGCTGGGCGAAGGTGGAGATCGCGGCGAGCGGAGGCCATCCGGCGGCGGCGTTCGTCGTCGCCTTCCACCCGGCGGGCGAACAGGCCAAGGCGGGTGACGTGTTCACGATGCTGCTCGCCATCTCCGGGGTCGCGCTCCTGATGACGACCGGCATCGGCTGGGCCGTCGCCGGCCGCATCCTCAAGCCCGTACGCCTGGTGCGCACGACCGCCGCACAGCTCACCGAACAGGATCTGACCCAGCGCATCCCGGTGCAGGGCAGGGACGACATCGCGGCCCTCGCCGAGACGTTCAACGGCATGCTCGACCGCCTGGAGCGGGCCTTCGCCGCGCAGCGCGAGTTCGTGGACGACGCGGGCCACGAGCTGCGTACGCCCATCACCATCGTCCGCGGCCATCTGGAGCTGATGGGCGACGACCCGGGCGAGCGCGAGGAGACGATCCGGATCGTCATGGAGGAGCTCGACCGGATGAGCCGCATCGTCGAGGACCTCCTCCTCCTCGCCAAGGCCGAGCGCCCCGACTTCGTCACCCCCGAGCCGGTACAGCTCGCCGAGCTGACCGCGGACGTCTTCGTCAAGGCGCGGGCGCTCGGCGACCGCGACTGGCAGCTGGCCGAAGTGGCCGAGGGCGAAGCGGCTCTCGACCCGCAGCGCATCACCCAGGCGATGGTGCAACTCGCCCAGAACGCCGTCCAGCACACCGTCCCCGGCCAGCGCATCGGCATCGGCTCGCGCAGTTCGGCGGGCCTGATCGAGCTGTACGTCGCCGACAGCGGGCCCGGCGTCCAGGCGCAGGACGCCTCGGTGATCTTCGAGCGCTTCCGGCGCGGCACCGCACGCCGCGGCTCCCGCGCCACCGGCGCCGGACTCGGCCTCGCCATCGTGCGGGCCATCGCCGAGGGGCACGGCGGCCGGGTCGAGCTGCGGCCCACGATGCCGGGCTCCGGCGGCGCCACCTTCGTACTCGGCTTGCGAGAACAGGAACCAGGACAGCCATGA
- the trpD gene encoding anthranilate phosphoribosyltransferase → MSAVTPAGGNTAAARSWPGVLNGLLEGRDQSAEDTAWAMDRIMRGEATDAQIAGFMVALRAKGETVEEISGLVRTMYEHANVIEVPGQTVDIVGTGGDGAKTVNISTMSAIVAAGAGAKVVKHGNRAASSASGASDVLEKLGVNLELPLNRVVEVAEEAGITFCFAVKFHPALRHAGAARSQLGIRTVFNALGPLTNPAKVRAQAVGVADPRMAPIVAGVFAERGNSSLVFRGDDGLDELTTTSTSRVWVVRDGAVREEAFDPRDVGIDLVPVEALRGADASYNAEVALRLLDGEKGPVRDAVLLNTAAALVALSPGEGTLVEQIGAGIAKAAQAIDSGAAKKALELWVAASNR, encoded by the coding sequence ATGAGCGCTGTGACCCCCGCAGGAGGCAACACCGCGGCGGCCCGTTCCTGGCCCGGTGTACTGAACGGGCTGCTCGAGGGGCGCGACCAGAGCGCAGAGGACACCGCCTGGGCCATGGACCGCATCATGCGCGGCGAGGCGACCGACGCGCAGATCGCGGGCTTCATGGTCGCGCTGCGGGCCAAGGGCGAGACCGTGGAGGAGATCTCCGGCCTCGTACGCACGATGTACGAGCACGCCAATGTGATCGAGGTGCCGGGGCAGACCGTCGACATCGTCGGCACCGGCGGTGACGGTGCCAAGACCGTCAACATCTCCACGATGTCCGCGATCGTGGCCGCGGGCGCGGGCGCGAAGGTCGTCAAGCACGGCAACCGCGCGGCCTCCAGCGCATCGGGCGCCTCCGACGTCCTGGAGAAGCTCGGGGTGAACCTCGAGCTGCCGCTGAATCGGGTCGTGGAGGTGGCCGAGGAAGCCGGGATCACCTTCTGCTTCGCCGTGAAGTTCCACCCGGCGCTGCGGCATGCCGGAGCGGCGCGCAGCCAGTTGGGCATCCGGACCGTCTTCAACGCCCTCGGTCCGCTCACCAACCCGGCCAAGGTGCGCGCCCAGGCGGTCGGGGTCGCCGACCCGCGGATGGCGCCGATCGTGGCCGGGGTCTTCGCCGAGCGCGGGAACTCCTCCCTCGTCTTCCGCGGCGACGACGGCCTCGATGAGCTGACGACCACCTCGACGTCCCGGGTCTGGGTCGTACGGGACGGCGCCGTGCGCGAGGAGGCCTTCGACCCGCGGGACGTCGGCATCGACCTCGTCCCCGTCGAGGCGCTGCGGGGCGCCGACGCCTCGTACAACGCCGAGGTGGCGCTGCGCCTCCTGGACGGCGAGAAGGGCCCTGTGCGGGACGCCGTGCTGCTCAACACGGCGGCGGCCCTGGTGGCCCTCTCGCCGGGCGAGGGGACCCTCGTGGAGCAGATCGGCGCCGGCATCGCGAAGGCGGCGCAGGCGATCGACTCCGGGGCCGCGAAGAAGGCCCTTGAGCTGTGGGTGGCGGCCAGCAACAGGTGA
- a CDS encoding response regulator transcription factor, with amino-acid sequence MNNRILIVEDEERIASFVEKGLRSNGFTTSVVGDGEAAYDYALTGGFDLVVLDIGLPGKDGFTVLRQLREARVTTPVIVLTARDSVRDTVAGLEGGADDWMTKPFRFEELLARVRLRLRTAAGAPEVTVLRGGDLTLDLRTRRARSGERTVDLTAREFVLLELFLRHPGQVLSREQILSHVWGYDFDPGSNIVDVYVRALRKKLGAERVETVRGMGYRLPG; translated from the coding sequence ATGAACAACCGGATTCTCATCGTCGAGGACGAGGAGCGCATCGCCTCCTTCGTCGAGAAGGGCCTGCGCTCGAACGGCTTCACCACCAGCGTCGTCGGCGACGGAGAAGCGGCCTACGACTACGCCCTGACCGGCGGCTTCGACCTGGTCGTCCTGGACATCGGCCTGCCCGGCAAGGACGGCTTCACGGTTCTGCGGCAGCTGCGCGAGGCCCGCGTGACCACACCGGTCATCGTGCTGACGGCGCGCGACTCGGTCCGGGACACGGTGGCGGGCCTCGAAGGCGGAGCCGACGACTGGATGACCAAGCCGTTCCGCTTCGAGGAGCTGCTCGCGCGGGTGCGCCTGAGGCTGCGTACGGCGGCGGGCGCACCGGAGGTGACGGTGCTGCGCGGCGGGGATCTGACGCTGGATCTGCGTACGCGCAGGGCGCGTTCGGGCGAGCGGACCGTGGATCTGACGGCACGTGAGTTCGTGCTGCTCGAACTGTTCCTGCGCCACCCGGGGCAGGTGCTCTCCCGGGAGCAGATCCTCTCGCACGTGTGGGGATACGACTTCGACCCCGGGTCCAACATCGTGGACGTGTACGTACGGGCGCTGCGCAAGAAGCTGGGCGCCGAGCGCGTGGAGACGGTGCGCGGGATGGGGTACCGCCTTCCGGGGTGA
- a CDS encoding Lrp/AsnC ligand binding domain-containing protein, whose protein sequence is MITAIVLIKTSVDRIPEIAESIAALDCVSEVFSVTGTYDLIAMVRVARHDDLADVIPGKISKIPGVEATDTHVAFRTYSQHDLEAAFAIGLDS, encoded by the coding sequence GTGATCACCGCGATCGTGCTCATCAAGACCAGCGTGGACCGGATCCCGGAGATCGCCGAGTCGATCGCCGCCCTCGACTGTGTCAGCGAGGTCTTCTCCGTGACCGGCACGTACGACCTGATCGCCATGGTGCGCGTCGCGCGCCACGACGACCTGGCCGACGTCATCCCCGGCAAGATCAGCAAGATCCCGGGAGTGGAGGCGACGGACACGCATGTCGCGTTCCGTACGTACTCGCAGCACGACCTCGAAGCGGCGTTCGCGATCGGCCTCGACTCCTGA